From the Gossypium hirsutum isolate 1008001.06 chromosome A02, Gossypium_hirsutum_v2.1, whole genome shotgun sequence genome, the window AAATATGTTAAGAACGTCCCTGACAAATAGGGAACATCATGACAAGCAGCCACAGGATCCAGATTTGGGCAACCCAAAGTCCCAATACAACTTCACTCATACATCAACAATGCTCACGTGGATTCTTGAATCTGATTTACAGAATCGTACAAGATttgagaaggaaaaagaaataaaagtagaATCAACacaatttcaaatataataataataaacaaaaatatattactACGTATAGCAAAATTATACATGGCTATATTTTGCCACGTGGCGTCCATTACTAAAATGAACAATTACACTAGACTAAAATTTGAAGGTCATCATACACTTGGAAGATCCTACTTAGTGTGCATCTAACAGTGATATAGATTATGACAGACAGAGATATTAGCAACAGTTAATCCAACAAAGTATTGGAAAATTAGCGTCTGATGCTGTCGAATTGCTTTGCTTTCAATTTTGGAAGAATTCTGAAGGTATTGAAGGAGGCCAATTCTTCTTTGCCACACACTTATACTGATCCAAAAACATAATACCGAAGCTTCAGatatcaaattcacatttcagctataaaaaataaacaatttctctcttctttttttatgtttttttttttaaatgtcattTGTTCAATCAATCAGTTGTTTACCTTATGTTGATTGTATTTCTCCCTGATTGCTGGCAAAGTAGAGTTGTTGTTACAGCATAATCTATGAAGATCCTTAACACAGTCACATAGATCAGATGGCTTGTAAAGAGTGTAATGCTGCAAGGTTGAATTCTGTACACCATAATAGATGGAGATTAGACtgaatatatcatatatattcaGGCTCTTTTACTTTTTTCCAAAATACATGTATCTAATACATATTAGGAAATGATATATATTCGTATCAGTCCGGGTAAAAAAATAGTCATATGTGCTCTTTGAAGAAGTTGCATGGACATACCCAAGGTTTCTTCGAAGGAAGAAGAATGAATTTGGCCAGGAAAATTGCAGAAGCAGCGATAAGTGATGGAGCATGACAAAGCATACTGTACTCTAGGAGAGAGAGTTCAGTGATATAGTTGGCCATGCACTCTAATTGCATTAATGGAACCTAATCACAAACCACCACAGGAATGTTATTTTGAATATAACAAAGCGGGAGCCAAATGATGAAGCAATGATAACCCAAAGACAAATTACCTCAATGATCCCTTGAGCAGCTCGAACAAACCGTCTGAAAACGAAATGGCATATTATCAATGAGCACTAGTTAATACAAGGAAGGGAAACTTGTACATTCAATAATGATGAGCTTTTGGCAATTTTACCTTAAGAAACATTTAGCTGTTGGGGCAGTCATTTCAAACTTCAAGTAATTCAAAACAGAAGATTCCATTTCTATAACCTCCTCTTTGAAATATGTATTATCAGTGATGTAGCAGAACTCCTCCACCTGAGAAGCGCAAATCTCCTCATATTTTCTGATGGAATTGAACACTGTAATGTTAACAATGTATCCATCCATGGAAACATCTTGCAGATGAAAAAagtaaagaaacaaaataagggAATGTCGTTTTTCTTACGCTGCAATCATCATGCAGGCAACACCAAGCAACTGTAGGCGTTGCCTGTTCATCATATTCCCTGAAAGATACCGATCTATGTAGTTCACTGTCAAATATAATGTATCTGGTACAAGCCTGTACTCTTCAGACACCTGCAAGTAAAAATTGAAAGTCTAGACTTAAATAAGGTGATAGCAAAGAGTCTATGTTGTTCGGACTCTTTATTTCTCACGTGTATTGGATTCTAAATAAACATAAACTTTATAAGCAGACAGAAAATTTACTTCTACAAGCCAATCAATTAGAATTGCACGCATGTTGGAATTTATGTCTTTCTGAATTCTCTCCGTGAAGTCAGTGGAAGGTCTTTTCTTCACCTGAAAACCAACAGAAATAAGTTTAGGAGAAATCCAAGATGACAGACCTATACAGGCACACAAATGAGAACCAGAACCACAGCCAGAGCTTTCCAATCCAATCAGGACAAACCTCAGATGCACGTAGGTGCTTGTAAATATCACAAGCAAATGTTGCGCAAAGCTGTGGATCCATGTAATTGTCATCAACATCAATTATCTTATCATCCATTTCCATCTCTGCAACTGCATCTCTATTGCATATATTCCCTGCAAGTACAACAGTAAGAAATGATTGTTTAACCAAGGCAATTGTTTAGAAACTAGCTTTCTTTTTGCACTGGATACTGAACCTGGTGCTTCAACATGGTCCGAAATGTAGAGATTTCTGAACGTCTTTCGTTCAATCGAATCAACAGCCGTAACATCATGATTGTCCATATATTCAACTTCAGGACTTTTGAAAGAATCACAGGTAGACATTGTCTCGTCCATGGAAACTGATAAGCCATCTGATTTGCTAGGCGAAACCTCCATGGTAGATGGTGGAGGAGGGATGGTGGAGATAGTAGCAGGAGGAGGGGGCAAGGCCACTTCATTTCCTCTTGGAAAAGATGTGACAACCTTGGGAGGCGGAACTGAACCGGGTTGTACATGTGTTGAAGGTAAAACATGCCCTGAAAAACCTACATTTTTGTTATCAGGCATTGTCTTCCTGGTCTTGGGGACTTTGTTTGAACATGGTACCTTCAAATTCAAAAATCAAGAATCAAAAGCTGAAGCACCCCAAGAATATTATCAATATGAGACATAGCGTTAAAGGCGTTAAAATATGAACAGACACAGATGCTAAGCACTGTTTTCAATTGGATTACAATGTAACTAAAATGCGTAATAAGAAATCAAAAGAGTtgcaaatttgtaaaagaaaaaaaaaacattatgacTACAAATTACAAGAAATATCAAATTTGCTGCtcaaaattctttacctgactaaaaattacttagaaaatgaaataaaggcAACCCAAAATTGGTCTGCTcatagttctttttaattaacgTAAAATCAAGTTCTTGATATAACTTTGAAGTCCCCATCAAATTCAAAGAACAATGTAACTCCTACATTGCCTCTTAAAACAAAAATCCGGAAACAATGAACAAGAAACAAGAAAAGAGAGAAGAGCATAAGACCCACCAAAGAAGAAGCCGAAACGGAGCTTCTTGAGGTGTTCTTCTGGTTAGAAATGTTACTAAGAGGGACTCTCTTTTTAGGCATAGAAGCCATGACTTTTCCGACGTTATCCGAGGACGATGCATGTCGTTTGGCCAAAGACGACGTCGTAGAGGAGGAAAACGACGATCGCCGATTACCATTTTGCGTCGACATATTGCAGCTTTCTTTGTTGGAAAGAGAGTAGCAAAGAAAGCCGTggtttccatttttatatttttcttgaaCATCCTTTTGAGGCGGGGAAATGGGGTGATTTGAAATGTCCAAACATCCTGGCCGTTGCTTCCACTCGATAATCGTTAGGAGCGTAAAATGTGGGGGCcacttcattttaatttttggtcCTTGTTCAATTTAAAAAACGACACGTGAAAATACCATGGTTCGGGGGGTTTTGGTCTTTCAACCCCATTGAAAGCATAAGTCAGAGCTGGGTGTATTAGGTTACAGGTATtttttttgaattcaaatttcaAACTGTCACAAGATCTGTCGCCTACTGCAAATTTGAATAATTGAACTTTAGcagttatttttacataaaaagtAGACAATTATCAAGTAACTAcaaatttattcttttattttattttagactgAATAATCTTACTCTTCCTTCTAACAACATTGATtataatgttttttaaatataattttataatatttttttaaattagttcaattcatcaaatatttGTTAACCCttaacaaaaattaaactttttGCCTCACCCGCATTTATTtagtttcaaaataataaaatttaaattcaatttaacccataaccttcactcattttatcattttgatccttattctttttttttgggttgttttgacactcaacttttaaattttagtcaaattgcttgatttttgacaaaaaaattaattaaactgttaaaattataacaaaattgaTGTGACCACgtttaattcataaaaaaataaaataaaagttaataaaaagatattttaaaaatcaataaatttcaaAGAGTTTATAAtaacttttagaaaatttattcATATTAGTAGTAAAGCATTGTTAAAATGTTAACAATTCAGTTAGTTTTTCTgtcaaaaagtaaaaaatttgacttaaattttaaagttaagggtcaaaatgataaaaataaaaaataaaaaccaaaatgataaaataagtaaaagttagagatttatcttaacatcgattttttttttaaacggAAAGTTTCAACTAAAAATgcttatcatttttattttaattttgggtcCTCCCTCGTATGGAAAGATTTGCAATGGAAATCCACTTTTTGAGTGGAATCAAATGCTAGTGATGTTGATGTTCATTAAGATGCCAGGGCACGCCACCGGTTTTGTGCTCACATACCTCGTAAAAATCTGAACTTATTGTACACGAAAATAAGTACATATATAAATAGTTTAGGGTGTTgtgtttattaattttaaaatatttttattttaatttaatcttttaataaataaaaaattatataattataaaatattttttaaaaatatttaactaattatattaatgttatttaattttaaaaacatttttaaaaaaatatttaactaacatattaatgttatttaattttaaaaatatttaatattaaaacaacGCAAAAATTTATCAAGgtttgaattttaatattaatttattataatttaaataatattggaAACAATATTGTTGGAAAGGGCAATTACATATctccaaaaaaaataattttcatgaaCCATATAACGGATATAGGGGAAATTAACCATATATGCcactgtttttttttaattaggcttataagctctcttttttttaaatttaggaaaataaatcGTTTTTAGAGAGAAACAAAAAGCACGTCTAGCTGGCCGCGCTTTTCCCAACGGTCAAATCTAACAACATTTTCAACGTTGGCCGTGTAacggtaaaaaaattaaaaataggggCAACGGTCAAAATTTTTTTACCCATAAAGAcctccaaaatttttttttcactcacaTCCTATTCTCTCAATTGTTCCTAATCTCCTAACTCTAACAAGTCTCTCAATTTTCTCAAGTTcctattctaaattttttgattttctcttttaaaaaaaattagttttttttaattattcttgtTTTATTCGTTCGGATTATATTTTCATGAATGACAACCTCTCTAATTCAATTCGACGACAATCACATTTTCGCCGCTAAAGCAGTAATGGTaagttgaaattttaattttcgttattttttattaagttaatttaaattgttttttaatttaaaaatattttttcgttATAAATAGGCAGATGATCATGTTTTGGAGGCGTTCATACATAATTTGGTAAAGCCTCCAATCACCAAAATTCGTGGTTACTTGCAAGAGAAAGGATCCTTACATATGTCTTATATGCTAGAGGGCTGTAAACTCGATCCTAAACTCATCAACacgttggtggaaagatggaggctCGAGACATACACTTTCCATTTTCTATGCAGCAAGTGTATAATCACACTAGAGGATATGGTGTTACAATTCGATCTGCCGGTAGATGGGCTAGTCGTCACAGGAGCAGTGATCGTTCCCAATAAAGAGAATTTCTTTGTGACATTATTAGGGACGATCTTAAACAAGTTTAAAGGTGGTCAAATATCGACGAATTGGTTGGAGAAAGATTTCGAAAAGCTTCCTCCGCAATAATACGCTCGAGCAATCATCATTCAGTTAATCGAAGGTATTTTAATGCCCgataaatcttaaattttggTGCACGTAAGGTGGCTATTACACCTAGTAAACTTCAAAGAATGTAGAAAACTAAGTTTAGGATGCCGTGTTGGCCATGTTATACTGGGAGTTGTGTCGAGCCATAGAACTAGATAAGAATTCAATCAGTGATTGCCTACTCTTGCTGCAGTCGTGGGCTTACTGGCGGCtaccatttctacgtcctcgaacGAACGACCTATACATATTTTTGTTGGtgacaaggtaaaaatcatttattaataaatatgtagtttatataataaaatttttatttattatatgtttgaactAATAAATCGCTTTTACAAGTGGAATTTGAGGCTGAGTTATGTGGGACTAATCGAGGAGTTGGAAGATAGTAGGATGTTATTAGATCAATGCTCGGAAGCCAATATTAGTTGCTTATTCTTTCGAAACTATATTAATTACGcaatgatttgtaaaataaaattttgtaaataatgaaatttacaATTGTGCATTCCAATTTGAATGGATGTCGTACGCCGACATCGATATCATATATTGTATCTTGCCTGAAGTGTTGGCCAATTGAAGGATATGGGATATGAAGGTGCTGTTGATAATGTATGCAACGGTAGAAATACAAGAATTAGACCAGGTGATGTGATAGTTTGAGTGGAGGCAACAAATTCTGTCACCACCATGAGACTTGAAGGAGCTACACAGTGTAGACATACAGGGGAAAAACGACGAGGATTGGTGAGAGGTTCACAAGGTCTACATTGAGGCTTGAAATCATAGGATGGAATTCTTACCCATCTGCGAACCATTTTTCTCAGCGTACATGACGACCTGTTTGGAGTACTTACTGTGGTTCAGAGTTGACAGTAAGACGTATCTACTATTGGTGGAGGCGGAAGGCAACTTTATTAGAAGAGGGAACGGTGACCGCCCCCAACAACAGTGTAGGGCCAGACGTGGTTGTACGATGGGTTTGTCATCGACTTTGCTCGAAACAACGCCGCCTATGTCTACGCAATA encodes:
- the LOC121210909 gene encoding cyclin-A1-1, producing the protein MSTQNGNRRSSFSSSTTSSLAKRHASSSDNVGKVMASMPKKRVPLSNISNQKNTSRSSVSASSLVPCSNKVPKTRKTMPDNKNVGFSGHVLPSTHVQPGSVPPPKVVTSFPRGNEVALPPPPATISTIPPPPSTMEVSPSKSDGLSVSMDETMSTCDSFKSPEVEYMDNHDVTAVDSIERKTFRNLYISDHVEAPGNICNRDAVAEMEMDDKIIDVDDNYMDPQLCATFACDIYKHLRASEVKKRPSTDFTERIQKDINSNMRAILIDWLVEVSEEYRLVPDTLYLTVNYIDRYLSGNMMNRQRLQLLGVACMMIAAKYEEICASQVEEFCYITDNTYFKEEVIEMESSVLNYLKFEMTAPTAKCFLRRFVRAAQGIIEVPLMQLECMANYITELSLLEYSMLCHAPSLIAASAIFLAKFILLPSKKPWNSTLQHYTLYKPSDLCDCVKDLHRLCCNNNSTLPAIREKYNQHKYKCVAKKNWPPSIPSEFFQN